The following proteins are encoded in a genomic region of Apis mellifera strain DH4 linkage group LG14, Amel_HAv3.1, whole genome shotgun sequence:
- the LOC551275 gene encoding T-complex protein 1 subunit delta gives MTAITASGDGRNAHGQAYKDKSKPTDIRSSNINAAKAVSDAIRTSLGPRGMDKMIQAGNGEVTITNDGATILKEMNVVHPAAKMLVELSKAQDVEAGDGTTSVVVIAGSLLEAAERLLQKGIHPTLISDSFQKAAAKAVEILTNMSIPVDLRDKQSLIRAAATSLNSKVVFQQSSLLAPLAVDAVLKVTEEGKESTVDLNNIKVIKKLGGTVEDTELVEGLIFTQKSCNVNGPKRIEKAKIGLIQFCISPPKTDMDHNVIVSDYAAMDRVLKEERTYILNIVKQIKKTGCNVLLVQKSILRDAVSDLAIHFLDKIKVMVIKDIEREDISFVCKTLGCRPIASLDHFVAENLVNAELCEEVQTGSSKFVKITKIQNPGPTVTVLVRGSNKLVLEEAERSLHDALCVVRCLVKQKALIAGGGAPEIELALKLGAYAQTLTGVDAYCINAFANAFEIIPSTLAENAGLNPIATVTELRNRHAKGEHTTGINVRKGSITNILEENVIQPLLVSTSAITLASETVRSILKIDDIVNTNQ, from the exons ATGACTGCAATTACGGCAAGCGGCGATGGGCGAAATGCTCATGGACAAgcttataaagataaaagtaaACCAACGGATATTCGTAGCAGTAATATTAATGCTGCAAAAg CTGTTAGTGATGCAATTCGTACTAGTCTTGGTCCCAGAGGAATGGATAAAAtg attcaaGCAGGAAATGGAGAAGTTACAATTACAAATGATGGTGCTACTATTTTAAAGGAAATGAACGTTGTACATCCTGCAGCAAAAatg ttAGTTGAATTATCAAAAGCACAAGATGTTGAAGCTGGAGATGGTACTACTAGTGTTGTTGTCATAGCTGGTTCTCTTTTGGAAGCTGCAGAACGTTTATTACAGAAGGGAATACATCCTACTTTGATTAgtgattcttttcaaaaagctGCAGCTAAAGCTGTAGAGATATTGACAAATATGTCTATTCCTGTCGATTTAAGAGATAAACAATCATTAATTAGAGCTGCAGCAACTTCCTTGAATTCAAaa gtTGTCTTTCAACAGTCAAGTCTTTTAGCACCATTAGCTGTAGATGCAGTATTAAAAGTTactgaagaaggaaaagaaagtacTGTAGATCTCAAT aatataaaagtaatcaaaaaattaggTGGCACAGTTGAAGACACTGAACTTGTAGAAGGATTAATCTTTACACAGAAATCCTGTAATGTTAATGGACCAAAGCGTAttgaaaaagcaaaaataggtttaattcaattttgcaTTTCTCCACCTAAAACAGAT ATGGATCACAATGTAATTGTATCTGATTATGCTGCAATGGATCGCGttttaaaggaagaaaggacttatatattaaatattgtgaaacaaattaaaaaaactggTTGTAATGTACTCTTAGTACAAAAATCTATTCTTCGTGATGCTGTTAGTGATTTAGCTATACactttttagataaaattaaagttatggtaattaaagatattgagCGCGAAGATATTTCGTTTGTATGCAAAACATTAGGTTGCAGACCAATCGCATCATTAGATCATTTCGTTGCTGAAAATCTTGTTAATGCAGAATTATGCGAAGAAGTACAAACTGGAAGCTCTAAATTTGTTAag attaCTAAAATACAAAATCCTGGACCTACAGTAACAGTTCTTGTACGTGGCAGTAACAAATTGGTTCTAGAAGAAGCAGAACGTTCGTTGCATGACGCATTATGTGTAGTGCGTTGTTTAGTGAAGCAAAAAGCTTTAATTGCTGGAGGTGGGGCACCTGAAATAGAACTTGCATTAAAATTAGGAGCATACGCCCAAACTTTAACAGGTGTTGATGCTTATTGCATTAATGCTTTTGCAAACGCATTTgag ataattccATCAACACTAGCAGAAAATGCAGGATTAAATCCTATTGCAACTGTAACAGAACTTCGAAATCGGCATGCTAAAGGTGAACATACTACTGGAATTAATGTGAGAAAGGGTTcaattactaatattttagaagaaaatgtaATTCAGCCACTTTTAGTTTCTACAAGTGCTATTACACTTGCTTCGGAAACTGTTcgtagtatattaaaaatcgatgataTTGTGAATACAAATCAataa